One Microcaecilia unicolor chromosome 8, aMicUni1.1, whole genome shotgun sequence DNA window includes the following coding sequences:
- the PGP gene encoding glycerol-3-phosphate phosphatase, with the protein MAAAARCLPLAGSCAAELLSSVDTLLFDCDGVIWRGEQAVPGAAEVLSALRRSGKRVFFLTNNSTKTRAMYAAKLGRLGLGADEREVFGTAYCTALYLRKVAGLRGKVYLIGGQALSQELQAAGIPHLGSGPDPVRGGVSDWAAQALDPDVRAVVVGFDEHFSYMKLNKALGYLRDSSCLFLATNTDTRLPLEGGLAIPGTGCLVKAVETAAHRQAQIIGKPSRFLYECVAAENEVDPTRTVMVGDRLDTDILMGFNCGLKTILTLTGFSSLEEAKSYQGSDCPTKRSMVPDYYVQSIADLLPALQA; encoded by the exons ATGGCCGCCGCTGCTCGCTGTTTGCCTCTGGCGGGCTCCTGTGCCGCCGAGCTGCTGTCCTCGGTGGACACGCTGCTCTTTGACTGCGACGGGGTGATCTGGCGCGGGGAGCAGGCGGTGCCCGGGGCCGCCGAGGTGTTGTCGGCGTTGAGGCGCTCGGGGAAGCGCGTTTTCTTCTTGACCAACAACAGCACCAAGACCCGCGCCATGTACGCGGCCAAGCTGGGCCGCCTGGGCCTGGGCGCCGACGAGCGCGAGGTGTTCGGCACGGCCTACTGCACGGCGCTGTACCTGCGGAAGGTGGCCGGGCTCCGGGGCAAAGTGTACCTGATCGGGGGCCAGGCCTTGAGCCAGGAGCTGCAGGCGGCCGGCATCCCGCACCTGGGCTCCGGGCCTGACCCTGTGCGAGGCGGCGTGAGCGACTGGGCCGCCCAGGCCTTGGATCCCGACGTCCGGGCCGTGGTGGTGGGCTTCGATGAGCACTTCAGCTACATGAAGTTAAACAAGGCTTTGGGTTACCTGCGGGACTCCAGCTGCCTCTTCCTGGCCACCAACACCGACACCAGGTTGCCCCTGGAAGGTGGCTTAGCTATCCCAG GCACTGGCTGTCTGGTGAAAGCAGTAGAGACTGCTGCTCATCGCCAAGCACAGATCATTGGCAAGCCCAGTCGATTCCTCTACGAATGTGTAGCtgctgagaatgaggtggatccTACCCGTACTGTAATGGTGGGTGACCGACTAGACACAGACATTCTGATGGGCTTCAACTGTGGCCTGAAAACCATCCTGACTCTCACTGGCTTCTCTAGCTTGGAAGAGGCAAAGTCCTACCAGGGCAGTGATTGTCCCACAAAGCGAAGCATGGTTCCTGATTACTATGTGCAGAGCATTGCTGATCTTCTTCCAGCTCTACAGGCTTAG
- the BRICD5 gene encoding BRICHOS domain-containing protein 5 — translation MAEERQHPRRVLWAFLALSLCFMITGVTIAALLGVKDNKTQPVLQIVQITFKNHQGSQTSQSAFADRTMNTVTYHITSQTNRSFVVLFDSTHGFVSYKPVEENACFLRKMEPRDLENIQLILNVSEHREEQMLLQNNKTKYFREFLGILRGRRVNPEVVGNAVQSLCDQLPIYWVKRVDGPGKQRLIYLCIDICFPSNICMSVCFYYLPE, via the exons ATGGCTGAAGAACGTCAGCACCCCCGCAGGGTGCTCTGGGCCTTCCTGGCTCTCAGCCTCTGTTTCATGATCACCGGAGTTACCATCGCTGCACTTTTAGGGGTCAAAGACAATAAAACACAG CCTGTTTTGCAGATTGTTCAAATTACTTTTAAGAACCACCAGGGCTCCCAAACAAGCCAATCTGCATTTGCTGACAGGACCATGAATACTGTCACCTACCATATCACCTCTCAAACTAACCGAAGCTTTGTGGTCCTATTTGACAGCACACAT GGTTTTGTAAGTTATAAGCCCGTGGAAGAGAATGCCTGCTTTCTGAGGAAGATGGAGCCCCGTGATCTGGAAAACATTCAGCTCATCTTGAATGTGTCAGAACACAGG GAGGAGCAAATGCTActtcaaaataataaaacaaagtatttCCGTGAGTTTTTGGGTATCCTGAGAGGAAGAAGGGTAAATCCGGAGGTGGTGGGGAATGCAGTGCAGAGCCTGTGTGATCAGCTTCCCATCTACTGGGTGAAGAGAGTCGATG GTCCTGGGAAACAGCGGCTAATTTACCTCTGCATTGACATCTGCTTTCCCAGCAACATCTGTATGTCTGTCTGCTTTTACTATCTGCCTGAATAG